The Pseudobdellovibrionaceae bacterium region GGAAAGAATGTCATTTGTACTAGCGGCTATTTCTAGTTTTGCATGGTCTGTTTTTGATTTATCTAGAAAGAAATTAGTAAATCACTTTTCTGCCCTAGGATTTTTGTTTTTTTTAAGCATTATACAGGCGGTGCTTTTTTATATTATTATTATTTTTACAGGAGAAGAGTTGATAATTGCTAAGCAGTATTTTTGGACATTTATAGCTAGTATTGCTTCGGTATTTTTTGCTCACATTGCTTTTTTAAAGGCGATTAAATGGTCACAGTTTTCTTCGGTAATTCCGTTACTTTCTTGTATCCCCATATTTTCTATTATATTTTCTATTTTTATTTTAGATGAGTGGCTTAGTTTAAGGCAAATTACGGGGGGGATTATTATCGTAATCGCTAGTTTTTTTGTACAAAGCTCTGAAAAAGGAGGGCTTCGTTTAGAAAAGGGATCTTGGTATATGATTTTGTCTGCAGGCTGTTGGGCTTTAACATCTATTTTTAGCAAGCAAGTGTTGGTAGAAGTGCCTAAGCTTACCTTATTTTTTGAACAAAATTTAATGATTGCAATCTTTTTATTAGGCTACTTTTTATTTAAGTCGCCCAAAGAGTTACTGGTTAAATGGACAGGCTTTAAAATATCTTTTTTGTCTTTAGCGGTTTTGTCTTCTATGGGAGCCTTGTTTTTTCAATTTTGGTCTATTGAAACCTTGTTTGTAGGGGTGTTCGAGGCCTTTAAGCAAGCAATATCTTTATTGTTAACTTTATTTTTTGCAAAAATGTTTCTTCAAGAACATATTAGTAAGAAAAAAATTCTTTCTATTATTGTTATGATTTCAGGTGTGTTTTTAATTAGCATTTAAGGTTTTTTAATAGGGGGTTTAATAATTATGCAACTAGTAAAAAAAATTTTATTTTTTCTAATATTTTTTACAAGTATTTTTTCTTGGGCTTTGTGTACTAAAAGCAAAAAAGTAAATTTTAGAAGCGGTCCAAGCACTCATTATAAAAAAACATGGACGGTATCTAAGTATATGCCCATCGAAAAAGTATCAGAAACTAAATCGTGGTATCAGGTTAAAGATTTTGAGGGAGACTTTCACTGGGTATTAAAGGCTTTAATTACCGCAAAGTATAAGTGTGTGGTAGTTAAAACTCTTTGGGCCAGTTTAAGAGTAGGGCCGGGCAAAAAATTTTCTAGAAGTAAAAACTACCCTAAAGCCGAAAAATATGTAACTTTTCGCTATTTAAAACAAAACAATAATTGGGTGCAAGTAAAAGATAAGCACAAATATTGGGTGTACAAACCCTTGGTTTGGATACGCTAGTACAAAATTGGTAATGGAATTAAAATAATGAAATTAAAGCAGCAGTTACCTCCCATTAAAAATCAAGAGCTTTTGCGCTTAGCTTTTACGCATAAAAGTTTTTATCAGACTAACTTAAACACTTGCAAGGAGTCTAATGAAAAATTAGAATTTTTGGGTGATTCTGTTTTAAACACAAGCATTACTTATTTGCTATACTCTAAATATCGTGATTTATCAGAGGGGCAATTATCTAAAGCGCGCTCTGCTTTAGTGAGCGAGGTTTTTTTATATAAAAAAGCAATGCTTTTATCTTTAGATACTAAAATTTTAGTATCAGAAGCTGGAAAAAAAATAAATTTAAACACTAATTCTAGATTATTGGCCTCTGTTTTTGAGTCTGTATGTGCAGTATATTTTTTAGAAGCCGGTTTGGAAAAATTAAAAGATTGGATTGAATCTATTTTTAAAGAAGATTTGTTAGATTTGGATAAGTTATTAGAGTTAGATTACAAAACCAACTTGCAAGAAAAACTACAAGCACTATTTAAAAAAACACCGTCTTACGAGGTTGTGGAAAAAAAAGAAGATGAAGGAAAAAAATATTTTATTGCAAGAGTGTTGTTAGAGGGAATAGTTTTAGCAGAAGGCTTTGGAAATAATAAAAAAATAGCAGAACAAGAAGCAGCACAAAAAGCATTTTTAGAAAGCGATAAATTAGAAGAGAAAAAGGGTTCGTAATTTTTTTAAAAAATTTATAAAGTTGGAGTTCTTTTGGAAGAAAAAAAACATAAAGCAGGGTTTATTAGTTTATTAGGGCCAAGTAACGCAGGGAAAAGTACTTTGTGCAATTTTTTAATAGAAGAAAAAGTGTCTATTGTTAGTGCTAAGGTTCAAAGCACTCGCCAGCGGGTAAAGGGTATATACAATGATGAAAACTCGCAATTAGTTTTTGTAGATGCCCCTGGGTTTATTTATGCAGAAAAAGGATTAAACCATTTTTTACAAAAAGAGTGGCAAGAGGCTTTGCAAGATGCAGATTGTTTAATTTTTTTAGTACGAGCAAATTGTATTGAAAAAGATTTAAACTATATCGAAAAGTTTTTAATTTATTCAAAACAGCCATGCATGTTAATTATAAATAAAATGGATCTTGTTAAAGACAAAAATCAAGTGTTAGCCGTTCAAACTTTAACACAAGCATTTATAGAAAAAGCAGAATTAAAAAAAACAGAAAATACAAATATCAAAACATGGTTTGTTTCTTTGTCTAAGGATAATAATTTTTTTCGAAAAGAACTTATTGATTCTGTTGTGGATACTCTTCCAGAATCACCTGCGTTTTATGATAAAGATATTTACACCTCTCAATCTATGAGAGATTTGGGGGAGGAATATATTCGAGAAGCTTGCTTTAGCCGGCTTTCTCAAGAGCTTCCCTATTCTTTGGTTGTACAAATTAGAGAATGGAAAAAAGTAAAAGCCATTTACCATATTCATGCAGACTTAATTGTATCTAGAGAAAGTCATAAAGGCATTGTTGTTGGCAAAAATGGAGAAATGATTAAAAGGATTGGTCAAAACTCTAGAGGTTTAATAGAAAAGCTTATGGGTGAAAAAATATTTTTAAAGCTTTTTGTTAAAGTGCGAGAAGATTGGGCCGATCAAGAGGTTTTTTTAAAAGAATACAAATATACAAAAAAAAAATAAAACAGGGTAAGTTATTGTGAAAAAGTTAGGAATTTTAGGAAGACCTAATGTGGGGAAGTCTACATTATTTAATATTTTAACTCGCACTAGAAAGGCGGTAGTAAAAAATTTGTCGGGGGTTACTCGCGATTTATTAATTGAAGAAGCAAAGTGGTGGGGACATACTTTTGAAGTAGTAGACACTGGCGGCTTAACCGACTCGCAAGATCTATTTTCTAAATTGATAAAAGAACAAGTAGTTAATTATTTACCTATTTTTGATTTTTTAATTGTTATTTTAGATGGAAGGGCAGGATTAATTCCCGAAGATAAACAGGTGGTGCAGTTGGCCAAAGAAAGTGGTGTTCCTTTTTTAGTTTTGGTAAACAAGGTGGATCAATTCCATAAAAAAGATGTAGCCTTAAGTGATTTTTATAAGCTGGGCGTAGATTTGATGCCAGTATCTTTTGAAAAATATATTCAAGTCGATGAAGTTATAGAGTGGATTATTAGTCATATTAAAACAGAGGAAGAAGGTAAAGATCTATCTCAGTTTACTAAATTATGTTTAGTGGGAAAGCCCAATGTTGGAAAAAGTTCATTATACAATAATTTAATTGGGCACAAGCGTGTATTGGTTTCAGAACAGGCAGGAACAACTATTGATAGTGTTGAGGATTCTTTTGAATATGACGGTAATAAATATGTCATTGTAGACACTGCGGGGCTAAGGCGTAATACCAAAAAAGAGCACCTAGAAGTTTTGTCTGTTTATAAATCAGAGCACAGTATAGCCGCGGCGGATATAGTTTTGCTTTTGGTGTCGGCAGTGGAGGGGCCCACAGTACAAGACGCTAGAATTTTAGAAAAAATTTTGAGCGAGCATAAAACACCAATTTTAGTAGCTAATAAATCGGATCAAGCAAAAGTGGATGTTCCCGCTTTTAGAAAAAAATTTCGAGAACAGGTGGCAGAGATTTTTCGATTTTATCCGGATATTCCCATTGTATTTACTAGTGCAGTAACGGGGTCAGGAAAAAAAGATTTATTTAATACTATTTCGGATACATGGAAATTACTTAATAAAAAAATTCCCACAGCGAAGTTAAATAAATTTTTTTACGAAGCCATTAGACAGGCTCCTGCTCCCGTTTACAGACAGCGTGATGTAAAATTTTATTATTTAACACAAACAAATCAAAAGCCACCTAGCTTTATTGCCTTTGCTAATTTTCCTGATGGAGTTAGCCCTTCGTATCGAAGATTTCTGATTAAAAAAATAAAAACAGAGTGGAATTGGCATGGTGTGCCTATGCGCATTTTTGTTATGAAAAAATAACGGCAGGTTACAACTTTTTTAAATGTTCGTTAACTAATTTTATTAACCTAGCTTTCGATTGGCTGCCATTAAAAATACTATTAATCTCAGTTTTAGAAAGACTTTGCATAATACTTTTTTCTTTTAATACTTTGTCTTTTAAATGTTCTTCTTTTTTTAAGTTTAAGCTTAGTTTTTGAAGCAACTCATAGGCTGTATTTCTTTTCCATTTTTTATTAACTAAAGCAGAAAGTAAGGTGGCCGAAAAAATTTTCCCTTTAGATATTTCTATATTATTTAGCATTTTTTGTTTATCCACTTGCAAGTTGCTAACTAAGTTGGTAGCTCGACTAAGCAAATAATGACTAAGAATAAAGGCATCGGGAATGATAACTCTCTCCACCGAAGAATGACTAATGTCTCGCTCATGCCAGAGGCTAATGTTATCCATAGCCACTTGCCCATAAGATTTTAATAATCGAGTTAAGCCCGATATGTTTTCGGCAGAAATGGGGTTCTTTTTATGTGGCATGGCGCTAGAGCCTTTTTGCCCCTTTAAAAAACCTTCAGAAACTTCGGCAACTTCACTTCTTTGTAGGTGGCGAAGCTCAATAGCTAACCTGTCCAAACAGCCTCCTAGCATAGAAATAGATTGTAAAAGTCGCGCATATCTATCTCTAGGAATAACTTGCGTGGAAAGGTCTTCGGCTTTTAATTTTAGCTGTGTACAGACTTTGGTTTCTAAAGTTTTTGGTAAAAAAGAGTAATTTCCCACAGGGCCACTAATTTGTCCCACCGCGGTTTGTTTTAAAGAGCGGCTTAAGCAGTCTTGAGCTCTTTGTAGTTCGTAATAATGACTTAGTAATTTATAAGAAAAACTAGTTAGCTCGGCTTGCATTCCATGAGTTCTACCTACGCAGAGGCTAGACTTATGGGTTTTAATTTTTTGCAGCAAAGCTTTTTTAAATATTTTTATTTGAGATTCTAATAATTTTCCAGCCTCTTTAATTTGTAAATTAAGTGCAGTATCTAACACATCAGAGGAGGTTAGGCCATAATGAATAAATTGTCCTGCACTACCTACGCTTTGTGCTAAATTATTTACAAAAGCAATAACATCATGTTTGGTTTTCTTTTCTATTTGTTTAATTTTAGCAATATTAAAAGTGGCTTTTTTCTTAATTTGGGCTGCCGCTGATTTAGGAATTAGCCCCATCTTTGCCTGAACATTAGCAACGCAAACTTCTACCTCTTTCATTTTGGTAAATTTATTATGCTCTGTCCAAATTTTTTCCATCTCTGGAGTTGTGTATCTACTAATCATGACTTCCTTTTTTTAATGATTTTTTTATTCTGTTAGCTATATTTTTTTGAAAATTTAAAAAATTAGGCCAGTCTAAATTAGAACTAGCTTCAAAGTTACAAAAATGCAGATTATTTATATTTTTTGTATGAGGTGTTCTAGAATGTTCAAAAACAGGAAACAAAGGGCTGGGGTTATGTTTAGGTATATCTATTTTTTGTATCTTTAGTTGAGGGATTCTTTTTTTAAAAAAATAAGGTATAGCCGCTTTAATTATTTTTTCAGAGGGGCGCTGTTGTGGTAAACATAACCAAAGGCTCCAGACATTAGGCAAAGAGGTTTTTTTTACGATACCTAGGTTATCGCCAGCAAAATAAAGCATTGGGTTATTTAACAATAAAAAAGAAGAGGTAGGAATGTCGGGTATAGATGTTTCATTAAGATGAAGGGTAATTTTTTGCCATTGCCACACAGGTTTTAACACTTCTTTATACAGCAAAGGAAAAATTTTAGGAAAAAAGTTTTTTGTTTTTTGCGAATTTAATGTCCACACTATTTGAGAAACAGGAATTTTGCTTTTTTGTTTGGTTTCGGCGTTGGTGTAGTCGATAGTTTCTATATTGTTTTTTATTTTTGAAAAAGATAGCTGGCTATCTATGTTAATAACCTCAACTTTATTAGTTGCACACCAATCTAAAGAGGCTTGTAGAGTATTTTGTGTGGCAGAAATTATTTTTTTTTTGTTAAATAAAGGAAGAGCTTTTGTAATGGTGTTTTTAAAATCATAAGGCTGAAGCGAAAAGGTAGAGCTAGGTAGTTGGTGAGCTAACCCACTTAACCAATTTTCAGAGTGAGGAAGTTGGCTAAGGCTTTTACGCAAATAGGTTTTTTCGCTAGGGCTTAACAAGTAGGTATTGCTTAAATATTCTATATTTTCGGCATGCAAGCCACAGCTATCTAAAGCATAGTGCTTAATAAAGCTTTGAAAATCTATGGGGCCTGATGGTAACCATAGAGTAAAACCAGAAGTTGAGTTTTTAAAGCGAAAAAAAGAATTTAAAAAAGCCTCTTGCAAAGGGTTTGTGGTGCCTTCAAAAAAATCAAAAGGGCCAGCTAAGCTTTCCATAGTTGGACAGTAGCTTGGCTGTGGGTCTTGTAAATTAAGCAAGCTAACCGAGTATCCTTCTTGGCTTAATAAGCTGGCAATATAGTGGCCTTTGCCATATAAAGAAACCACAAATATGCGAGAGGAACTAGACATAGCCTATATGTATCAAAACTCCACTCAAAAGGCTAGGAAAGAGTTGATGTAGCTGAGGAAAAACCGTAAATTAAAATTATGTTATATATAAAAAAAATGCTTCCCTTTTTTATTGGTGTTTTAATTTTTTTTAGTTACAAGCTTAGCTTTGCCGAAGAAACTTATGACCCCTTTGCCGATTATAGCGAATTTGCAATTATAAAAGAAGAAGAACAAGATGTTAATTTTTTTAATGATGGGCGATTTTTGTCTTTAGGTATTTTAGTACAACGAGCGCAGCCCATAGGTGACTTAGCAGAGGTGTATGGAGGGGCTTTTGGGGTTCATTTTATTGTTAGTTATTTTTTTGATTTACGATTTGCTTTACAAGTTAACTTTGGTTACCAAGATCATAAATATGTAACCACCGAAGAGTCGTTTAATGGAAGCGCTCAATTTAGAGATTTAGGAATTGGAATTAAATATTATGTTAACCCAGAGAGAATTGTGTATTCTTTATCTCAGTTTAACCCTTATGTATTAGTAGGCACCAGCCTTGTTACAGAAACTCGTGAAATTGCGACTTCTTCTGACACCGCAGAGGTGAGTCATACGGTTTATAATTTTGGCTTGGGTTTTGAATTACCTATTCCAGGAAAGAAATTTTTTGTAAGTGGGCAAGTGGTATATAATTTTTCCTCTAGTTTTGGGCAAGAAAATCTTTTAGGCAACAAGTCGGGAGATTTTATTAGTACGGGATTAAATGTTGGAATCAATTTTTAAAAATATTTATAATATATGTCTAGTAGTTTAAGTTCTTATTTTCACAAAAATGCTATTGTAGATATTATTGCTCCAGCTTCTTTGTGCTCTGTTTCAGAAATTAAAAAAAGTATAGAGTATGTAAAGCGTTTAGGCCTAGAGCCACGATTTAACAAAAATCTATTAAAAAAACAAAAAGGCGTTTTAAATTCACAACCTTTGGCACAAAAAGAGCAAGAATTAAAAGAGGCGTTACTGTCAAAGGATTCTAACATTGTATGGTGTTTAAGAGGGGGTTATGGCTCTTTTAAATTGTTACCTTTTTTGTCGAAAATAAAACAGCCAAAACAAAAAAAATTATTAATAGGCTATAGCGATATAACAGCGTTACATTATTTTTTTAATCAAAAGTGGAAGTGGCCTAGTTTACATTTTTCTGGCATCGAAGAGCTAAGCACTTTTTTTTCAAAACATAAAACACAAAAACCAGGCTATTTACAATTTATCCGTTTAATTAAAAATAAAAAAGTAGAATATAAGCACTTAACTTTATTGAACCCCAAAAGCATTACTCCCTCTTTGTCTAAAAAACTAAACAAGCCCTTTAAAAAAAATATTTGCAGTTTTCGTTCAGTAGTTATAGGAGGAAACTTATGCACTTTAGCTTCTTTGCTGGGGTCAGACACTTTAAAAACACACAAAATAAGCGCGCCATCTTTTCAAAGTATTTTATTTTTAGAAGATTTAAATGAGCCCGCCTACAAGATCGATCGAATGTTATATCAACTTAAAGCGGCTAATTATTTTAAAAATATAAAAGCTATAATTTTAGGTAATTTTATTTCTTCAAATCTAGAGAATAAAAAAATCAATACAGTGTTTAAAGAATTTTCACAAACCTTGTCTATTCCAGTATTGAAGGGGTTAAAAGTAGGGCACGGGCCAGTTCATCAACCCTTAGCTTTTATGAGCCCTGTTAACTTAACAATAGATTTAAATAATTTAAAATCAAAAACCTCTATTAAACTATCTTATTTATGAAAAAACAAAAAATAGCTCCTAGTATATTATCTGCTAATTTTTCCAAATTGGGAGAAGAAATACTTCTGTTAGAACAATCAGGGGCTGATCTTTTGCATGTGGATGTTATGGATGGTGTTTTTGTTCCTAATTTAACTTTTGGTGCGCCAGTATTAAAAGATATTAAACATTTAACAAAATTAAAGTTTGATGTGCATCTTATGATTACTAATCCAGAAAATTTATTAAAAAGCTTTATAAAGGCGGGGGCCGACTACTTAACTATTCATGTAGAGGCTAGCAAAAATATTGAAGCCTGTTTAAAAACAATTAAAGATTCGGGAGTTAAGGCGGGAATATCCTTAAAGCCAGGTACAAAGTTAGATGCAATAATTCCTTATTTGCATTTAGTAGATTTAGTACTAATTATGACTGTAGAGCCAGGTTTTGGTGGACAAAGTTTTTTACTAGAGCAAGTGAGTAAGTTGCAAGAACTTAAAAAGTACATCTGTGAAAATCATTTAGATATAGAAATTTCTGTAGACGGCGGCATTAATTTAAAAACTGCTAAACTTTGCCAAGATGCTGATATATTAGTTGCAGGAAGCTATATTTTTCAAAACGATTATAAGTTACAAATTCAATCTTTGCGTTCCGTTTAAAAAGATCTTAAAGTTTTTTTAAAAGCTCTTCGTTTTGAATGTGAGCATAAATTTTTTGTATATCTTCAGAAAAATTTCTGTCTTGTTCTGCGTAGGGAACAATGGTTCTAATAAAAGTATAAATTTTTAATACTCCCGCAGCAGGGGATAATGGTTTTAATAAATCCAAAGCTTGGCAAGCACATAGTAATTCCATGGCGGCTACTTGTTGTGTATTTTTTATAACGGTTCTTAGTTTTCGGCTAGCAATACTTCCCATGCTAACATGGTCTTCTTTGTCTACAGAGGTAGGAATGCTGTCTACAGAAGCGGGAAAGGATTGGGTTTTATTTTCGCTAACTAAAGAAGCTGCAGCCACTTGTACAATCATCATTCCGCTGTTTAATCCGCCTTGGCTAGTTAAAAAAGCGGGCAAATCACTCATGCTAGGGTTAATCATTTGAGCAATTCTTCTTTCAGAGATATTTGATAAAGAGGTTGTAGCTATGGTTAAAAAATCTAAAGCCATAGCAACAGGCTCTCCGTGAAAATTTCCACAAGATAAAATTTTATTTTCTTTAGAAAATACCAAAGGGTTGTCTGTGCTAGAGTTGGCCTCAATTTCTAAAGTTTTTTGCGCATAGTTTAAACTTTGTTTAAAGGCTCCGTGTACAGCAGGCAAGCATCGCAAAGAGTAGGCATCTTGCACTTTCAAGCAATCTTTGTGACTTTCTGCTAAGGAAGAGGTTTCGCCTAATAAATTTAAAATATGTTTTGCAGTTTCTGCTTCGCCGTAATGAGGGCGTTCTTGAAAAATAATAGGGTCAAAGGCACTTCGGCTTCCACGCAAGGCTTCTAAAGACATGGCTCCTGCCAAATCCATAACTTTTATTAGCTGTTGTGCTTTGTAAATATTTAACAAGCCTACGGCAGTCATTGCTTGGCAGCCATTAATTAAAGCTAAACCTTCTTTAAATTGTAAAGTTAGGGGGGTAATATTTTTTTCTTTTAAGGCGGCTTCGGTTTTTTGTGTTTGAGTGACTTCGCGAAAGTAATATTCTTCTACAGTTTTTTTTGTTGTACTTTGCAATACCTTGCCCTCTCCAATTAAAGATAAAGCTAAGTGAGATAGGGGGGCTAGGTCTCCGCTAGCTCCAACGCTGCCTTGTTCGGGTATGGCTGGATAAATTTTATGGTTTAAAAAATCAATTAAGGACTGAACCACCTCGACTCTAATTCCGCTTTTTCCTCTAGCAAGGGCGTTTGCGCGTAAAAATATTATAGCCCGCACTTCTGCAATGGAAAAATAAGACCCCACTCCCGCGGAGTGTGAGCGAATAAGATTTTTTTGTAATTGCTGAATATCTTTTTGTGGTATTTTTATTTTACTAAAAGCTCCAAAGCCAGTATTTACCCCATAGATAGTTTGTTGTTTTTGTTTCTCTGTTATAAAGTTGCGCGATTCTTTTATAGCAAGTATGGCGGAATCAGAAAGTTGTATTTTGCAATTTTCATTGGTAGCCACCTTCCATAAAAGATCGGTGGTGATGTCGCTTCCGGTTAATAAAATTACTTCATTTTTTTTCATTTGTTTTCTTTGGGTTTTAGTTCAGGTAAGTGTAAGAGGTAATCATACTTTGGTAATTTTTCATAAACTGCCTAGCTTCTAAGTGGGTCATGGTTTTATTGTTCAAGCTTTGTTCGCAAATTTTTCTCATGGATTCTATTAGGCTATGTTCGTTATACTCCACATACTTTAACACTTCTGAAATAGAATTTCCATAAACTAAATGTTTTATTTCATAAGATTTTTTAGTGCTTTCAATATGTACGGCATGAGTATCGCCAAATAAGTTATGTAAATCTCCAAGAATTTCTTGATAAGCCCCTATTAAAAAGACTCCCAAAAAGTAATCGCTATTTTTTTTATAGGTATGAACAGGTATGTAGTTTTGTGTGGGCTGTTCGGAATTTTTAGAAATAAAATTAGTAATTTTTCCATCAGAGTCGCAAGTTAAATCGGCAATAACAGCTCTTTGGGTAGGTTCTTTGTCCAATTGATGAATGGGCATAATGGGAAAGACTTGTTTAATAGCCCATGCATCAGGTATGGATTGAAATAAAGAAAAATTTCCAAAATAAGTGCTAGTTAACTTATCGCTTAATTGTTTGTATATGGGTTTTAAAGTGGCCTTTCCTTCGGCTAATTTATGAATCTTTTTACAGCTTTTTAAAAAGAGCTCTTCTGCCTTGGCCTTTTGCGGTAAAGTAATGTGTCCATAGCTAAAAAGTTGAGTAATATCTTTTTGTTTCTCTGTTAGATCATGAAAGTACTCATTGATGTTAGATAAATTAACATGATTGTAAATGTCAAAAAGCTCTTTAATTAAGGCAATGTCTTTGGGTTGTTTTGTAGGTAATTTTTTTTTCTCTCCAACAGAGTTGCGCCCTAAAATATTAAAAATCAAAACAGAGCTGTGAGCGGTTAAGGCTCTTCCTGACTCTGTAATAATATGAGGATGAGGAACTTTGTTTTCGTCGCATACAGATTGAATAGTAAAAACCACATCATTGGCATACTCTTGTTCTGTATAGTTAGTAGCTCCTAATTGTGGATCGTCAGAGCCATAGTGAACTCCTAAGCCTCCTCCTACATCAATAATTTCTGGTGTAGCGCCTAACTTATACATTTCTGTAAAAAATCGAGCGCCCTCTTTTAAGACACTTTTAATAGATAAAATACTAGAAACTTGTGAGCCCATATGAAAGTGCATTAGTTTTAAAGATTTTAATAAATTATGTTTTTTAAGTTTTTCTATGCTGTCTATTATTTCTGTGGCATTTAGCCCAAACTTAGATGTATTAGAGGCCTCGTTCCATCGGCTTGCGCTAGAGGAGGTTAGCTTTATGCGCAGTCCAATTAAGGGGGTTATGTTTAGCTCTTTGCTTAGGCGTATAATAATGTCTAACTCTTCTCTTCGGTCCACCACAACATAAATTTTTTTTCCTAGCTTTAATGATAGAAGGGCGGTTTTAATATAATCGGCATCTTTAAAACCATTGCAGATAATAGGGTTGTTGTGAAAGTTAAGCGCTAAGGCAATTAAAAGCTCTGGCTTACTTCCGCATTCCACTCCGCTGGAAAAGGGATTACTAAATTTTGCAATATCACGCACAAGATGCTTTTCTTGATTAACTTTAATGGGGTAAATGTAGTGATAGTTTCCTGTGTAATTATATTCTTTTATCGCTTTGTGAAAGCAGTGATTTAGCAGTGCTAAGCGAGCTTCTAAAATTTCTGGAAAGCGAATTAGCAAAGGGGCTTGTACATCTCTCAATTTTAAATCTTGAGTGAGTTGATAAAGGTCTATGTTGGAGTGTTTTAGCTTTACCTCTAAAGAGCCGTTTTTATTAATGGAGAAAAAATCTTTTCCCCATTGCTGTAGGGAGTATAGTTTTTCGCTATCTTTGGTGTTCCACATATTACTACTTAACTAAATGAGCAATAGTGCTATTTCCTAGAAAGCTATAAAATATTAATTTTGAAGATGAATTTATTTGATTAGGGTGAATATTAAATTTTACAAAAAAGCCTTTAGAAAAACTGTTATGAAAGGG contains the following coding sequences:
- the speA gene encoding biosynthetic arginine decarboxylase; protein product: MWNTKDSEKLYSLQQWGKDFFSINKNGSLEVKLKHSNIDLYQLTQDLKLRDVQAPLLIRFPEILEARLALLNHCFHKAIKEYNYTGNYHYIYPIKVNQEKHLVRDIAKFSNPFSSGVECGSKPELLIALALNFHNNPIICNGFKDADYIKTALLSLKLGKKIYVVVDRREELDIIIRLSKELNITPLIGLRIKLTSSSASRWNEASNTSKFGLNATEIIDSIEKLKKHNLLKSLKLMHFHMGSQVSSILSIKSVLKEGARFFTEMYKLGATPEIIDVGGGLGVHYGSDDPQLGATNYTEQEYANDVVFTIQSVCDENKVPHPHIITESGRALTAHSSVLIFNILGRNSVGEKKKLPTKQPKDIALIKELFDIYNHVNLSNINEYFHDLTEKQKDITQLFSYGHITLPQKAKAEELFLKSCKKIHKLAEGKATLKPIYKQLSDKLTSTYFGNFSLFQSIPDAWAIKQVFPIMPIHQLDKEPTQRAVIADLTCDSDGKITNFISKNSEQPTQNYIPVHTYKKNSDYFLGVFLIGAYQEILGDLHNLFGDTHAVHIESTKKSYEIKHLVYGNSISEVLKYVEYNEHSLIESMRKICEQSLNNKTMTHLEARQFMKNYQSMITSYTYLN